The following proteins are co-located in the Frigidibacter mobilis genome:
- a CDS encoding NAD(P)(+) transhydrogenase (Re/Si-specific) subunit beta — protein MDYGFTTAAYVVAAVLFIQSLGGLSGQESAKRAVWYGIVGMALAVAATLYGPGAGNWLVSLVMVLVGGGIGYVVAQRVQMTEMPQLVAAMHSLVGLAAVFIGFNTHIVMLDVAALHALAADPERLMAASNGADLGQWLGLRLAELGAFAGVIAHKSPAEMSILRVETFLGVFIGAVTFTGSVVAFGKLAGKVDGKAKKLPGGHMLNAGAALISLVFLLVYLQSGSTLALLVMTLAAFFIGYHLIMGIGGADMPVVVSMLNSYSGWAAAAIGFSLGNDLLIVVGALVGSSGAILSYIMCKAMNRSFISVILGGFGGTTGPAMEISGEQLAIDADGVAAALNDADSVIIVPGYGMAVAQAQQSVSELTRKLRAAGKTVRFAIHPVAGRLPGHMNVLLAEAKVPYDIVMEMDEINEDFPSTDVVIVIGSNDIVNPAAQEDPNSPIAGMPVLEVWKAKQVFVSKRGQGTGYSGIENPLFFKDNTRMFYGDAKKSIDQLLPMIG, from the coding sequence ATGGATTACGGATTCACCACGGCGGCCTATGTGGTCGCGGCTGTCCTGTTCATCCAGTCCCTGGGCGGACTTTCGGGGCAGGAAAGCGCCAAGCGCGCGGTCTGGTACGGCATCGTCGGCATGGCGCTGGCGGTGGCTGCGACGCTTTATGGCCCGGGTGCGGGCAACTGGCTGGTCTCGCTGGTCATGGTGCTGGTCGGGGGCGGCATCGGCTATGTCGTCGCGCAGCGGGTGCAGATGACGGAGATGCCGCAGCTGGTGGCGGCGATGCACAGCCTGGTCGGGCTTGCGGCGGTGTTCATCGGCTTCAACACCCATATCGTGATGCTGGATGTGGCGGCGCTGCACGCGCTGGCTGCGGATCCCGAGCGGCTGATGGCGGCTTCGAACGGCGCCGACCTCGGCCAGTGGCTTGGGCTTCGCCTGGCAGAGCTGGGGGCCTTTGCCGGGGTCATCGCGCACAAGAGCCCGGCCGAGATGTCGATCCTGCGCGTCGAGACCTTCCTGGGCGTGTTCATCGGGGCGGTCACCTTCACCGGGTCGGTGGTGGCCTTCGGCAAGCTGGCGGGCAAGGTGGACGGCAAGGCCAAGAAGCTGCCGGGCGGCCATATGCTGAACGCGGGGGCGGCGCTGATCTCGCTGGTGTTCCTGCTGGTCTACCTGCAATCGGGCAGCACGCTGGCGCTGCTGGTGATGACGCTGGCGGCGTTCTTCATCGGCTATCACCTCATCATGGGCATCGGCGGGGCAGACATGCCGGTCGTGGTGTCGATGCTGAACAGCTATTCCGGCTGGGCGGCGGCGGCGATCGGCTTCAGCCTGGGCAATGACCTCTTGATCGTGGTGGGGGCGCTGGTCGGCTCTTCGGGCGCGATCCTGAGCTACATCATGTGCAAGGCGATGAACCGCAGTTTCATCAGCGTGATCCTGGGCGGCTTTGGCGGGACGACCGGCCCGGCGATGGAAATCTCGGGCGAGCAGCTGGCCATCGACGCCGATGGCGTGGCGGCGGCGCTGAACGATGCGGATTCCGTCATCATCGTGCCCGGCTATGGCATGGCGGTGGCGCAGGCGCAGCAATCGGTCAGCGAGCTGACGCGCAAGCTGCGCGCGGCGGGAAAGACCGTGCGCTTTGCCATCCACCCGGTCGCGGGGCGGCTGCCGGGGCACATGAACGTGCTGCTGGCGGAAGCCAAGGTGCCCTATGACATCGTGATGGAGATGGACGAGATCAACGAGGATTTCCCCTCGACCGACGTGGTGATCGTGATCGGCTCCAATGACATCGTGAACCCGGCCGCGCAGGAAGACCCCAACTCGCCCATCGCCGGGATGCCGGTGCTGGAAGTGTGGAAAGCCAAGCAGGTGTTCGTCTCCAAGCGCGGGCAGGGAACTGGCTATTCGGGGATCGAGAACCCGCTGTTCTTCAAGGACAACACGCGGATGTTCTATGGCGATGCCAAGAAGTCGATCGACCAGCTGCTGCCGATGATCGGCTGA
- the proS gene encoding proline--tRNA ligase — MRLSRYFLPVLKENPAEAQIVSHRYMLRAGMIKQQAAGIYSWLPLGFKVLRRIEQIVHEEQIRAGHIPLLMPTLQPADLWRESGRYDDYGQEMLRIKDRQDREMLYGPTNEEMITDIFRSHVNSYKDLPLTLYHIQWKFRDEMRPRFGVMRGREFLMKDGYNFDLTKEDALHAYNRHLVSYLRTYERMGLQAIPMRADSGPIGGDDTHEFLVLASTGESEVFYDSAVTDIRLGSREIDYDDKAQCQAVMEEFTSLYARTDETHDAALFDAIPEERRKSARGIEVGQIFYFGTKYSEPMGATVVTPDGARVPVHMGSHGIGVSRLLGAIIEASHDDKGIIWPEGVTPFHAGIVNLKQGDAGTDSACEAIYGALKARGLDPLYDDRDERAGAKFATMDLIGLPWRITVGPRGLAANKVELTSRRTGVSEEMSPEAAVARVVEIYAGL; from the coding sequence ATGCGCCTCTCTCGCTACTTCCTGCCCGTTCTCAAGGAAAACCCCGCCGAGGCGCAGATCGTCTCGCATCGCTACATGCTGCGCGCCGGCATGATAAAGCAGCAGGCGGCGGGGATCTATTCCTGGCTGCCGCTGGGGTTCAAGGTGCTGCGCCGGATCGAACAGATCGTGCATGAAGAGCAGATCCGCGCCGGGCATATCCCCTTGCTGATGCCGACGCTGCAGCCCGCCGACCTGTGGCGCGAGAGCGGGCGTTATGACGATTACGGCCAGGAGATGCTGCGCATCAAGGACCGTCAGGACCGCGAGATGCTTTATGGCCCGACCAACGAGGAGATGATTACCGACATCTTCCGCAGCCATGTGAACAGCTACAAGGACCTGCCGCTGACGCTCTACCACATCCAGTGGAAGTTCCGCGACGAGATGCGCCCGCGCTTCGGGGTGATGCGGGGGCGTGAGTTCCTGATGAAGGACGGCTACAACTTCGACCTGACCAAGGAAGATGCGCTGCACGCCTATAACCGGCACCTCGTCAGCTACCTGCGCACCTATGAGCGCATGGGCCTGCAGGCGATCCCGATGCGGGCGGATTCGGGCCCCATCGGCGGCGATGACACCCATGAATTCCTGGTACTGGCCTCCACGGGCGAGTCGGAGGTGTTCTATGATTCTGCCGTCACCGACATCCGCCTTGGCTCGCGCGAGATCGACTATGACGACAAGGCCCAGTGCCAGGCGGTGATGGAGGAGTTCACCTCGCTCTACGCCCGAACCGACGAGACCCATGACGCGGCCCTGTTCGACGCGATCCCCGAAGAGCGGCGCAAGTCGGCGCGGGGGATCGAGGTCGGGCAGATCTTCTACTTCGGCACCAAGTATTCCGAGCCGATGGGCGCCACAGTGGTGACCCCGGATGGTGCCCGCGTTCCCGTCCACATGGGCTCGCACGGCATCGGCGTGTCGCGCCTGCTGGGCGCGATCATCGAGGCGAGCCATGACGACAAGGGCATCATCTGGCCCGAGGGCGTGACGCCGTTCCACGCCGGCATCGTCAACCTCAAGCAGGGCGACGCGGGCACCGATTCCGCCTGCGAGGCGATCTATGGCGCGCTGAAGGCCAGGGGGCTGGACCCGCTCTATGACGACCGCGACGAGCGGGCCGGGGCGAAGTTCGCCACGATGGACCTGATCGGCCTGCCCTGGCGGATCACCGTCGGGCCGCGCGGGCTGGCGGCGAACAAGGTAGAACTGACCTCGCGCCGTACCGGCGTGAGCGAGGAGATGAGCCCGGAGGCGGCGGTGGCGCGGGTGGTGGAGATTTACGCGGGGCTGTAA
- a CDS encoding ABC transporter permease, with translation MTDTQFVTAAAPAEAPSNQWRDVWRQFRSHRGAMLGLAVFLLILAAVIIGPWIWQVDATFVDMRNRNKGPMMGHLLGTDQLGRDMLARLMAGGKVSIAVGLTAMGLSIFLGTLIGISAGYFRRLDGLLMRLTDLFLALPLLPLLLVMVMLFREPLSKRFGPETGIFLLIVVAIGVTSWMQTARIVRGEVLALKEREFVLAARSIGTSPFKMIVRHILPNVLSPIMVSATLGIASAIITESALSFLGLGFPPDFPTWGRLLFDAVDQIQLYPMRVVMPGIAISLTVLSVNYIGDGLRDALDPRIRGR, from the coding sequence ATGACTGATACCCAGTTCGTCACCGCCGCCGCGCCCGCCGAGGCGCCCTCGAACCAGTGGCGCGATGTCTGGCGCCAGTTCCGCAGCCACCGGGGCGCGATGCTGGGGCTGGCCGTGTTCCTGCTGATCCTGGCCGCCGTCATCATCGGCCCCTGGATCTGGCAGGTGGACGCCACCTTCGTGGACATGCGCAACCGCAACAAGGGCCCGATGATGGGCCATCTGCTTGGTACCGACCAGCTGGGCCGCGACATGCTGGCGCGGCTGATGGCAGGGGGCAAGGTCTCCATCGCCGTCGGGCTGACCGCGATGGGGCTGTCGATCTTCCTCGGCACGCTGATCGGGATCTCGGCCGGCTATTTCCGCCGGCTCGACGGCCTCCTGATGCGGCTGACCGACCTCTTCCTGGCGCTGCCGCTGCTGCCCCTGCTGCTGGTGATGGTGATGCTGTTCCGCGAGCCGCTGTCGAAGCGCTTCGGCCCCGAGACCGGCATCTTCCTGCTGATCGTGGTCGCCATCGGCGTCACCTCCTGGATGCAGACGGCGCGGATCGTGCGCGGCGAGGTGCTGGCGCTGAAGGAGCGGGAGTTCGTGCTGGCCGCGCGCTCGATCGGCACCTCGCCGTTCAAGATGATCGTCCGGCACATCCTGCCCAACGTGCTCAGCCCGATCATGGTCTCGGCCACGCTCGGCATCGCCAGCGCGATCATCACCGAAAGCGCGCTCTCGTTCCTCGGCCTCGGCTTCCCGCCCGACTTTCCCACCTGGGGCCGGCTGCTGTTCGACGCGGTGGACCAGATCCAGCTCTACCCGATGCGGGTGGTGATGCCGGGCATCGCCATCTCGCTCACGGTGCTCAGCGTCAACTACATCGGCGACGGGCTGCGCGACGCGCTCGACCCGCGCATCCGGGGTCGCTGA
- a CDS encoding DUF3422 family protein — translation MTPLQDHPLRYALTNELHARPFPSLEAPCEAVYLAIKQPVEAANRDRGADLAHLLALLDRHGAAHPQPGATHFSSTLGRHDLKWESHTEFVTYSAFSSGLAERAFDPALAEVFPAAWLAGAPGKRLAAVTVRVEFLPEDPAEITARLDQWFVPESLACATIIEGAAVIAGDFRIDAAGQMRFAVFVRPGTGARRVGRIVQRLCEVETYRAMSMLGLGRARELTARLNALDPQLSALVVGMTDEARPAEEVLHALLAVSAELEALAMQHSFRFGATAAYEAIVLQRIEVLRESRFQGRQTFTEFFMRRYDPAMRTVKSAERRLGQMAERATRAGELLRTRVDVERSAQNQRVLESMDKRADLQLRLQHTVEGLSVVAISYYAVSLASYLMLPFAEAAHLQKSVLTAALVPLVVGAVWLMVRRIRKAMH, via the coding sequence ATGACCCCGTTGCAAGACCATCCCCTGCGCTATGCGCTGACCAACGAGCTGCATGCGCGGCCCTTCCCCTCGCTGGAGGCGCCCTGCGAGGCGGTGTATCTGGCGATCAAGCAGCCCGTCGAGGCGGCGAACCGCGACCGCGGCGCCGATCTTGCGCATCTGCTGGCGCTGCTGGACCGGCATGGCGCGGCACATCCGCAGCCGGGGGCCACGCATTTTTCCAGCACGCTGGGGCGGCATGACCTGAAATGGGAGAGCCATACCGAGTTCGTGACCTATTCGGCCTTCTCCTCGGGGCTGGCGGAGCGGGCCTTCGACCCGGCGCTGGCCGAGGTGTTTCCGGCCGCCTGGCTGGCGGGCGCGCCGGGCAAGCGGCTGGCGGCGGTGACGGTACGGGTGGAGTTCCTGCCCGAGGATCCGGCCGAGATCACCGCGCGGCTGGATCAGTGGTTCGTGCCCGAGAGCCTGGCCTGCGCCACGATCATCGAGGGCGCCGCGGTGATTGCCGGGGATTTCCGCATAGATGCCGCCGGGCAGATGCGCTTTGCGGTCTTCGTGCGTCCCGGTACCGGGGCGCGGCGGGTGGGGCGGATCGTGCAGCGGCTGTGCGAGGTGGAGACCTACCGCGCCATGTCGATGCTGGGGCTGGGGCGGGCGCGGGAGCTGACGGCGCGGCTCAATGCGCTCGACCCGCAGCTCTCGGCGCTGGTGGTGGGGATGACCGATGAGGCGCGCCCGGCCGAGGAGGTGCTGCACGCGCTGCTGGCGGTCTCGGCCGAGCTGGAGGCGCTGGCGATGCAGCACAGCTTCCGCTTCGGCGCGACCGCTGCCTATGAGGCGATCGTGCTGCAGCGGATCGAGGTGCTGCGTGAGAGCCGCTTCCAGGGCCGCCAGACCTTCACCGAGTTCTTCATGCGCCGCTATGACCCTGCCATGCGCACGGTGAAATCGGCCGAGCGGCGGCTGGGGCAGATGGCGGAGCGGGCGACGCGGGCGGGCGAATTGCTGCGCACCCGGGTGGATGTGGAACGATCCGCCCAGAACCAGCGGGTGCTGGAGAGCATGGACAAGCGCGCCGATCTGCAGCTGCGGCTGCAGCACACGGTCGAGGGGCTGTCGGTGGTGGCGATCAGCTATTACGCGGTCAGCCTTGCCAGCTATCTGATGTTGCCCTTTGCCGAGGCGGCGCATCTGCAGAAATCGGTGCTGACCGCGGCGCTGGTGCCGCTGGTGGTCGGCGCGGTCTGGCTGATGGTGCGGCGCATCCGCAAGGCGATGCATTAG
- a CDS encoding ABC transporter permease — protein sequence MLTYTLRRLLIAIPTLLFISLIIFLLLDLAPGDPMSQMPLTVSPEVKQKMREALGLGQPIHIRYALWLNQFFFIEPMHVFDNLFGTQIAGGAQRIISWQTRSPVADIIAQRIPQTLWVVGLAYVVGVAIALPIGIISAYRQYSWFDQIGTFVSMIGFSVPTFFTGVVLIIIFAVNLQWFPSIYNTTHKVTDWDSFLFQLRQMAMPVTVLALYNASQISRFMRASMLDNLRQDYVRTARAKGLRERVVVLSHVLRNSMIPVVTVIALGVPTIFGGAIITEQVFKVNGLGQLLITAIHANDLPMVQTLTFIFAILIVLFNLVADILYGILDPRIRYD from the coding sequence ATGCTGACCTATACCCTTCGTCGATTGCTGATCGCGATCCCGACGCTCCTGTTCATCTCGCTTATCATCTTCCTGCTGCTCGACCTCGCCCCCGGCGATCCGATGTCGCAGATGCCGCTGACCGTCTCGCCCGAGGTCAAGCAGAAGATGCGCGAGGCCCTCGGCCTCGGCCAGCCGATCCACATCCGCTATGCGCTGTGGCTCAACCAGTTCTTCTTCATCGAACCGATGCATGTGTTCGACAACCTGTTCGGCACCCAGATCGCCGGCGGCGCGCAGCGCATCATTTCCTGGCAGACCCGCAGCCCGGTCGCCGACATCATCGCGCAGCGCATCCCGCAAACGCTGTGGGTCGTCGGGCTTGCCTATGTCGTCGGCGTCGCCATCGCGCTGCCGATCGGCATCATCTCGGCCTACCGTCAATACAGCTGGTTCGACCAGATCGGCACCTTCGTGTCGATGATCGGCTTCTCGGTCCCGACCTTCTTCACCGGAGTGGTGCTCATCATCATCTTCGCGGTGAACCTGCAATGGTTCCCCTCGATCTACAACACCACCCACAAGGTCACCGACTGGGACAGCTTCCTGTTCCAGCTGCGGCAGATGGCGATGCCGGTCACGGTGCTGGCGCTCTACAATGCCAGCCAGATCAGCCGGTTCATGCGCGCCTCGATGCTCGACAACCTGCGGCAGGACTATGTGCGCACCGCCCGCGCCAAGGGGCTGCGCGAGCGGGTGGTGGTGCTGAGTCATGTATTGCGCAACTCGATGATCCCGGTCGTCACCGTGATCGCGCTCGGCGTGCCCACCATCTTCGGCGGCGCCATCATCACCGAGCAGGTGTTCAAGGTGAACGGCCTTGGCCAGCTGCTCATCACCGCGATCCATGCCAACGATCTGCCGATGGTGCAGACGCTGACCTTCATCTTCGCCATCCTGATCGTGCTGTTCAACCTGGTCGCCGACATCCTCTACGGCATCCTGGACCCGAGGATCCGCTATGACTGA
- a CDS encoding peptide ABC transporter substrate-binding protein, which produces MRLKTLLLGAGATLALAPAAMAERGADGHVNVIYSQAPSILNPYLSAGTKDIESASLILEPLIRYDQTGAIQPWLVEEVPTVENGGVSEDLTTITYKIKPGLKWSDGTDFTADDAVFTAEYCMHPEGGCAQLAKFEGVSKVEAPDPLTVVVTFAAPKPFPYGPFSGGQSPIIQKAQFADCLGARAPECTTANFMPIGTGPFKVDEFRPNDVISLSANPNYRDPAKPAFATMTFKGGGDAAAAARAVLETGEFDYAWNTQLAPEVLEEMLKGGKGQLVNAFGTLVERIEINMTDPSPDLPEGERSTAKHPHPIFSDIRVRTALSKAIDRQLLSDIGYGEAGRPTCNLVPAPAMFASTDNTGCIPQDMEGAKALLDEAGWTDTDGDGVRDKDGVKFSILYQTSTNAVRQDFQAVIKQWWEELGIQVELKNVDGSVYFGGDPGSPDTFQKFYADVEMYANNFDGTDPESYLAMYTCDKAPKPESQWQGENINRFCDPAYDALIAELGKTGELDKRGEIARKLNDMLTKDSMVIIPLVDRGRLSAHANTLGGVVLNTWDSELWNAADWYRIK; this is translated from the coding sequence ATGAGACTGAAGACGCTTCTACTGGGCGCGGGCGCGACGCTCGCCCTCGCACCCGCCGCAATGGCGGAGCGCGGAGCGGATGGTCATGTCAACGTGATCTACTCGCAAGCGCCCTCGATCCTGAACCCCTACCTGTCTGCCGGTACCAAGGACATCGAGTCGGCCAGCCTCATTCTTGAACCGCTGATCCGCTATGACCAGACCGGCGCGATTCAGCCCTGGCTGGTGGAAGAGGTTCCGACGGTCGAAAACGGCGGCGTGTCGGAAGACCTGACTACCATCACCTACAAGATCAAGCCGGGCCTGAAATGGTCCGACGGCACCGATTTCACCGCAGATGACGCGGTCTTCACCGCCGAATACTGCATGCACCCCGAAGGCGGCTGCGCGCAGCTGGCCAAGTTCGAGGGCGTGAGCAAGGTCGAGGCGCCCGATCCGCTGACCGTCGTCGTCACCTTCGCGGCGCCCAAGCCCTTCCCCTATGGCCCGTTCTCGGGCGGGCAGTCGCCGATCATCCAGAAGGCGCAATTCGCCGACTGTCTGGGCGCCCGCGCCCCCGAATGCACCACCGCCAACTTCATGCCCATCGGCACCGGCCCCTTCAAGGTGGACGAGTTCCGGCCCAATGACGTGATCTCGCTCTCGGCCAACCCCAACTACCGCGACCCGGCCAAGCCCGCCTTCGCCACCATGACCTTCAAGGGCGGCGGCGATGCGGCGGCGGCGGCCCGCGCGGTTCTGGAAACCGGCGAGTTCGACTATGCCTGGAACACCCAGCTGGCCCCCGAGGTGCTGGAAGAGATGCTCAAGGGCGGCAAGGGCCAGTTGGTCAACGCCTTCGGCACCCTGGTCGAGCGGATCGAGATCAACATGACCGACCCCTCGCCGGACCTGCCCGAGGGCGAGCGTTCGACCGCCAAGCACCCGCACCCGATCTTCTCGGACATCCGCGTGCGCACCGCGCTGTCGAAGGCCATCGACCGGCAGCTGCTCTCCGACATCGGCTATGGCGAGGCCGGCCGGCCGACCTGCAACCTGGTCCCGGCACCGGCGATGTTCGCCTCGACCGACAACACCGGCTGCATTCCGCAAGACATGGAAGGCGCCAAGGCTCTGCTGGACGAAGCCGGCTGGACCGATACCGATGGCGACGGCGTGCGCGACAAGGACGGGGTGAAGTTCTCGATCCTCTACCAGACCTCGACCAACGCCGTGCGCCAGGACTTCCAGGCGGTCATCAAGCAGTGGTGGGAAGAGCTTGGCATCCAGGTCGAACTGAAGAACGTCGACGGCTCGGTCTATTTCGGCGGCGACCCCGGCTCGCCCGACACCTTCCAGAAGTTCTATGCCGACGTGGAGATGTACGCGAACAACTTCGACGGCACCGACCCGGAAAGCTATCTGGCCATGTATACCTGCGACAAGGCGCCCAAGCCTGAATCGCAGTGGCAGGGCGAGAACATCAACCGCTTCTGCGACCCGGCCTATGACGCGCTGATCGCGGAACTGGGCAAGACCGGCGAGCTGGACAAGCGCGGCGAGATCGCCCGCAAGCTCAACGACATGCTGACCAAGGACAGCATGGTCATCATCCCGCTGGTGGATCGCGGCCGTCTGTCGGCCCATGCAAACACGCTTGGCGGCGTGGTGCTGAACACCTGGGACAGCGAACTGTGGAACGCCGCTGACTGGTATCGCATCAAGTAG
- a CDS encoding Re/Si-specific NAD(P)(+) transhydrogenase subunit alpha, producing the protein MKIGAPKEIFPGEARVAMTPDSALQLQKLGHECFVEAGAGQGAGISDAAYAGAGVTVLQDAAALFAAVDVVAKVRPPVEAEVQMLRAGQTLISFFYPAQNTELLEQAKAQGATVIAMDMVPRISRAQKMDALSSMANIAGYRAVIEAGSNFGRFFTGQVTAAGKVPPAKVLVVGAGVAGLAAIGTATSLGAIVHAFDVRPEVSEQIESMGANFVFLEFEPTQDGAATGGYAAPSSPEFREKQLAKFRELAPEMDIVITTALIPGRPAPKLWTEDMVALMKPGSVVVDLAAERGGNCDLTVPDEKIVSPNGVTIVGYTDFPSRMAAQASTLYSTNIRHMMTDLTPKKDGAIFHNMEDDVIRGATVTHEGAITFPPPPPKIAAIAAAKPKEKARELTHEEKRAAEIAAFKTQTRNQVGMLVIGGALILLAGLFAPASFMSHFIVFVLSVYVGVQVIWNVSHSLHTPLMAVTNAISSIIILGALMQIGSGNWLVVILAAASVFMAGINIFGGFMVTRRMLAMFQKS; encoded by the coding sequence GTGAAGATCGGGGCACCGAAAGAGATTTTTCCGGGTGAGGCGCGCGTAGCGATGACACCCGACTCGGCCCTTCAGCTGCAGAAGCTGGGGCATGAGTGTTTTGTGGAAGCAGGTGCCGGGCAGGGCGCGGGCATTTCGGACGCGGCCTATGCCGGCGCCGGAGTGACGGTGCTGCAAGATGCTGCGGCGCTGTTCGCGGCGGTGGATGTGGTCGCCAAGGTGCGCCCGCCGGTGGAAGCCGAGGTGCAGATGCTGCGCGCCGGCCAGACGCTGATTTCCTTCTTCTACCCCGCGCAGAACACCGAACTGCTGGAGCAGGCCAAGGCGCAGGGCGCCACGGTGATTGCGATGGACATGGTGCCGCGGATCAGCCGCGCGCAGAAGATGGACGCGCTGTCCTCGATGGCCAATATCGCCGGCTACCGGGCGGTGATCGAGGCGGGCAGCAATTTCGGCCGCTTCTTCACCGGCCAGGTGACGGCGGCGGGCAAGGTGCCCCCGGCCAAGGTTCTGGTGGTGGGGGCCGGCGTTGCCGGGCTTGCCGCGATCGGCACCGCGACCAGCCTCGGCGCCATCGTCCATGCCTTCGACGTGCGCCCCGAAGTTTCCGAGCAGATCGAATCGATGGGCGCGAATTTCGTGTTCCTGGAGTTCGAGCCGACGCAGGACGGCGCCGCGACGGGGGGCTATGCCGCCCCGTCCAGCCCCGAGTTCCGCGAGAAGCAGCTGGCGAAGTTCCGCGAGCTGGCGCCCGAGATGGACATCGTCATCACCACCGCGCTGATCCCCGGCCGGCCTGCGCCGAAGCTGTGGACCGAGGACATGGTGGCGCTGATGAAGCCCGGATCGGTGGTGGTCGACCTTGCCGCCGAGCGTGGCGGCAACTGCGACCTGACGGTGCCGGACGAGAAGATCGTCAGCCCGAACGGCGTGACCATCGTCGGCTATACCGACTTCCCCAGCCGGATGGCGGCGCAGGCCTCGACGCTCTATTCGACCAACATCCGCCACATGATGACGGACCTGACCCCGAAGAAGGATGGCGCGATCTTCCACAACATGGAGGATGACGTGATCCGGGGCGCGACCGTGACCCATGAGGGCGCGATCACCTTCCCGCCGCCGCCCCCGAAGATCGCGGCGATTGCCGCCGCGAAGCCCAAGGAGAAGGCGCGCGAGCTGACGCATGAGGAAAAGCGGGCGGCCGAGATCGCCGCCTTCAAGACGCAGACCCGCAACCAGGTGGGGATGCTGGTGATCGGCGGCGCGCTGATCCTGCTGGCCGGGCTCTTCGCCCCTGCCAGCTTCATGAGCCACTTCATCGTCTTCGTGCTGTCGGTCTATGTCGGCGTGCAGGTGATCTGGAACGTGTCGCACAGCCTGCATACGCCGCTGATGGCGGTGACGAACGCGATTTCGTCGATCATCATCCTTGGGGCGCTGATGCAGATCGGGTCGGGGAACTGGCTGGTGGTGATCCTGGCGGCGGCTTCGGTGTTCATGGCCGGGATCAACATCTTCGGTGGTTTCATGGTGACGCGCCGCATGCTCGCCATGTTCCAGAAATCGTAA
- a CDS encoding methyltransferase family protein codes for MKALEVLDYPPVWLAGFAALAWALGAVPLRLFGAAGGMVGRGLIAAGALLMLAAAAQMVLARTTLIPHRTPGALVSRGLFRLSRNPIYLADALVLAGVIVLRDAALAVPLLPLFMALIQRRFIFAEEARLAAAFGPDFAAYCARTRRWL; via the coding sequence ATGAAAGCGCTCGAGGTCCTCGACTACCCGCCGGTCTGGCTGGCGGGATTCGCCGCGCTGGCCTGGGCGCTTGGCGCGGTGCCGCTGCGGCTGTTCGGCGCCGCGGGCGGCATGGTCGGGCGGGGCCTGATCGCGGCGGGGGCCTTGCTGATGCTGGCGGCGGCGGCGCAGATGGTTCTGGCGCGCACCACGCTCATTCCGCATCGGACCCCGGGCGCGCTGGTCAGCCGCGGGCTGTTCCGGCTCAGCCGCAACCCGATCTACCTGGCCGATGCGCTGGTGCTGGCGGGGGTGATCGTGCTGCGCGATGCCGCCCTGGCGGTGCCGCTGCTGCCGCTGTTCATGGCGCTGATTCAGAGACGCTTCATCTTTGCCGAGGAGGCGCGGCTGGCGGCTGCCTTCGGCCCGGACTTCGCCGCCTATTGCGCCCGAACCCGCCGCTGGCTGTGA